The segment TTCATTAATTCCTATAATTTCTTCGTTATTCTATGGAAGAATTCCTACCAACAGAAGGTATATTGTATATAGCTActacaaatattttctaaatattttgttatatattattatatcgtATACTTTTTTTCGTGTGTGTGTTGACAAATGATTCCAAAGTCCATTCGTTTCTCTGATCATTGCATGATAACTCGTATAAACagctttatacatgtatatcaggtTTATTTACACGAGttcatttaaagataaaatgttAAACAATGGTAGGCTATTAGAAGCTTTGTACGAGAAGAATTACGAATAGGAAGACTGTGATTCACAAGATGGTGGGATATAATTTGTGACAGAGGGGCATCCTTCCGTTACATGttaaataatgttatatatgaaGAAGAGGTATCGTGTAAATTGTTTTCAGAGTGGTGGTGTAAatagtgaccccccccccccacagagagagagagagagggagagagagagagagagagagagagagagagagagagagagagagagagagaacgctGAATGGGTAAATTTACGAAATATtataatcatgatctatttaatttaaaattaaaattagatctctAGATCCGCGTAGTTCGCAACACGAACAAGAAGAGCTAATTGCTAATGATATTACGATTCTTATTATCTCCTAGGTTCTTTAGCATAGGAGTAAAACTCGCCAACAAATATCTCATCGGAACTAAGTACATAGTGAGGGGCCAGCAAATCCTGGAGGACGACTTCGCATGTGTCATCGTATCCAATCATCAAAGTTCCCTGGATGGTAATTGTAAGTACCAACAGTAGTACATCAAGGTACTATACGATATACCATAATCAatatgcttttttaaaatttggaatACGTAATGTTCATGAATAGTacaaatttttattatatattttatcccATATCATTccacatttttataaaattcgttggggggggggggggggcagtaaaaATATAAGTTGGTATATTCCATTTTTGCTCCAGAGAGCTACTGCTCTGCATCTCTATGTTGATCAATGCTATATCTAAGGtactttaatttcatttttgtgcTGTAATTTATTTTAGTTATGGTCCACCTTGGGAATTATAAAGGTTCCACGGTTATCCTGAAGAAATCCCTGCTGTACGCCTCGGGACTACTCGGACTTGCCTTTTATTGTAGTGGGTCTATATTTGTCGATAGGAAAAATCCCGAGAGAGCGAAAGAATCACTCAATAATGCTCTAGATAAAGTCATTAAGGAAAAGGTACAGAGGCATTAGGAATGCACGTGCGATTAATGTGAAGCACATAACACATAGTCAACTTCTTCAACTTTTATCTCTTTAATTACTGTTGACTTCTCAGCTACTAGTGTCCAAAAGAAGTTAGATACCCGATGAATATTCAAAGGGTCTTCATTGATTATCAGTATTTAGAACTTGgaatagattaaaacaatattcacaacATAATGAAATCAATATTATCTCTTGCAGTTAAAACCACAGTTCTATCCAGAAGGCACTCGTCACATGGGGGAGGAAATGTTACCATTCAAGAAGGGTGCCTTTGTGATGGCGATTAACGGGCAGGTAGGTAACATTCAAGAAGGGTGCCTTTGTGATGGCGATTAACGGACAGGTAGCTTTATGTTTTTGCTTTAGAAATGATACCCGGCGGTTATCAATGTGCGTATTGTTACACCACAGGCACTTATATCGCTAGGAGGCCTAattacaatataaaagtactGTTATATAATAATAAAGCCTCCTATCGATATAAGTGCCCGTTTGTTACATGAAGCTTATATAACATCCCGACTTCTTAACCTCCCTTGCAGATTCCAATCCTCCCCGTTGTTGCGTCCAGTTACCGTCATTTTTACgacaagaaaaagaaaattttcaaaaaaggtaaaatatctataattattgGATACATTCACAATGTTAACATCACTTTTGCCACAAATTATTCCTTTTGATCTTTGGGATGACGTTTTCATTAACAGGCTCTGTGATTGTGACGTGTCTTCCGCCCATTCCAACAAAAGGACTGACTTTAAATGATGTCAATGATCTAATACACAAAGTGCGGAGCGTGATGCAGGATACCATAAACAGAACTACTGAGGAAGTAGAGAGCTTATAATAAATAGAACTATTGAGGAAGTAGAGAGTTTATAATAAATAGAACTACTGAGGAACTAGAGAGCTTATAATAAATAGAACTACTGAGGAAGTGGAAAGCTTGCAATAAATAAAACTACTGAAGAAGGTGAAAGCTTACAATAAATAGAACTACTGAGGAAGTAGAAAGCTTATAATAAATAGAACTACTGAGGAAGTAGAAAGCTTATAATAAACAGAACAGAGAGCTTACATAATTTATTACACGTGGCATGAGTTCGTACACGTTCATGATTCAAGATTGTATATTTTTTCCACAATACAATTATGGACGGAAAACGTTTGCTGAGTCATGggttatattttcttttcaaacacGGATTAATGAGAAAAATTATCAGATTCATTTTCTACGCGAGTATAAACTAGATTGTGCTGTCTTAAATGATGTTTGTATGTACGTATATTTATTACATTGAAATGTTCTGTATTtctatatctaaatacatgtacatcatttacTGTGTCTGTGTGAATTCAATTGTTAGGACATGTACTAGGCCGTTTATACATCAGACTACAGTTACCACGTATACTTATAGGTacaatcttgtaaaaccctgcACATTACGATTTAGTTATGGTGTTAATCAAAATACATAATGTAGTATACTTGTATAGGGTTATTATAATACGTCtatttccattttcaatgtttcTTTACCAAGTGATATGACCACCCATGAaggtgaacaatgtgcgtaagaattttgataaataaattacTACTATtctaacggctgggaattttcaaatagaaataaaagtaaaatgaaaatgtgaaaataaattttatttttgaaaacacgtgcatcatgagggtatgaacaaaAACGCTTCACATAACCACTAACGCTTCACGTAACCACTAACGCTTCACGTAACCGCTAACGCTTCACGTAACCACTAACGTTTCACGTAACCACTAACGCTTCACGTAACCACTAACGCTTCACGTAACCACTAACGCTTCACATAACCACTAACGCTTCACGTAACCGCTAACTCTTCACGTAACCACTAACGCTTCATATAACCGCTAACGCTTCACGTAACCACTAACGCTTCACGTAACCACTAACGCTTCATGTAACCGCTAACGCTTCACGTAACCACTAACGCTTCACGTAACCACTAACGCTTCACGTAACCACTAACGCTTCACATAACCACTAACGCTTCACGTAACCGCTAACTCTTCACGTAACCACTAACGCTTCATATAACCGCTAACGCTTCACGTAACCACTAACGTTTCACGTAACCACTAACGCTTCATGTAACCGCTAACGCTTCACGTAACCACTAACGCTTCACGTAACCACTAACGCTTCACGTAACCACTAACGTTTCACGTAACCACTAACGCTTCATGTAACCGCTAACGCTTCACGTAACCACTAACGCTTCACGTAACCGCTAACTCTTCACGGAGTACttcgcagttcatgccctcgtgtatttttcataaacgaaatttatttcttcaataaCATTTCATAAAACTTGCTGGATTATGCGTAGTATACAAAATTACCCAGAATATTGTAGAAAAAATTTCAATGCATTAAggtatacatgtaggcctacacGTAAAACAAATTGTTGTCAGATGACAGCTGTAACGAAAATAAACTGTAACTCAATCAGCTTTGATAGAGAAATCAATTACAGCGAAGTACAAATGTAAGTAACCTACAGGTGCGTGAATTATATTGAAGAAATCTGAACGAAGCCAACAATTTACGTTCATACGAAATTTTAAATTCTATATAGAAATATGTGAGCTAGAGTAGAGGCCACCTAAGGAATTCAAAATGATACATAATACGgatggatattttattttttcaagatgaattgaatatatatatatcatatagaaCACTGATGACTTAGTgcaaaaagatgaaatattgacaatgataatAGTAATTAGCTGGAAGAAGTTACAAAATCTTCTCCATGTATTTTTTGGACCTATCATATCTACTTCTAATGTGAGCAAATGTTCTTTAAAACTTCACAGGTAGCATTTGTCGTGAGCTTATactaaataaatgtacattgtatagagaaaataaaaattcatgtCGGAAATTTAGATTTTTGTCTATTATCAACACGTGCTATTTCCCCTGATTTATGCGTGTTTATTTAAAGGGCATTATAGCTGTGAAACTGATGGCAaccaatttttttctcaaaatctcgcaaaggcataggaatatatattaatgacttataaaacatttattttgtacaaaaagaagagaaacctaataaacccacgttagataaccgcttttagtgtcacgaaatatataaggaagaattattgttgTAAGacaataattaattaattattcaaTTACCAAAATGCCTGCTTTGAAGTgtaaaagtgtttgaaataattttaaatactGGTGATATTACTGAAACATATAATAtggagcaattttcattgaattcaatttttggtgacaaaattacagataaTCCCccttcaagaaataaatttaatttttgaaaactgcAAAGCTTCAAACCGAGGTACCGGGGTATATTGTCAACGCTCTATGAAAAGTATGCCTGTGTGAAGCATTGCATGTGCATGTTGCAGCTCATACCCtaatgaatttgattttttatattacattctattttaatttctatagaccccccccaccccccaaacaTAGACGTACATTTACTATACCTTTGAagacaatctctacccagagttatcgtttcTTGCACTCACAAAAATGTCCACTTTTTTTatggctaataaaactaagaactactttgtaaaatattgagaaaatgtaggacaagaaactatttgtagattttttttccattactatacattcttcatgtacctatgtataggcttggtgcaatagaacaacctaatatccacgtttcaacccaaatcaatgcttcttgtgtcacaaaaagacttgacatctggtcagtatttatttatttatttacgtatatttttgtaactgaagtcaaaaccatactttgttagagcatacgtgccattttacaaaaatcttacccttgagacgttgacataggtgtaagtgagagcaaggaacgacaactctgggtagagattgcttTGAAGATTCACACGCGCAATGTTTGCGGCGCAtccatgaggaaatggctatcatcaCTGCGGCTCACCCATGAGGAGATGGCTATCATCACTACGGCGCACCCGTGAGGAAATGGCCATCATCACTGCGGCGCAcccatgaggaaatggctatcatcaCTGTGGCGCAcccatgaggaaatggctatcatcaCAAATTGTAAAGACACCaaaagcaaaaaatattggaGATGTAAATATTAACCCACTCccccaataaataaataaaaagaaattatgcGGCTCTATGCTCCCCACGGAGCGAACAGGAACAAGTCAAGTAAGTCAAATGttacaaaatattcaatatgATATAATTTGAATCATATAAATCCCATTGCTTAGAATCCACCTGAACATTTGTAAGCAATTGATACTTTTTTAGTTCTTGTAACGGAAAATGTCTGTTCCAGCTGTTTAGATACTGCAGATGAAATAAAGCTTTCAGCCTTTTTTGTGATCTTCAATAAATTcatccgccacaaaatataggcCTTAACAAAACTTTCGGTATGAGGTAAACATCAAATATTACACTCGTGTGGTGTCTATGATTTTTACATCTGGTTGTTACATTATAACAGGCATCCGTATCATCATTACCCTGTGCAGAAGCTTTATCTACGCCATAATGGTTTTAGAACTTACTGCTTCATTTCCTGAAATGTAAGACAGGTCTCTGCCAAATGTATACATGCACCGATTCCATATGAAATTATAGCACTAATAACCGCCACTGTGCACATCCCAAAATCTTTGATATTACACGAGgtgtttcattttaaatctttcatatcatacccggtatttcattttaaaggGACAATAAGCTGTGAAAATGATGACAacaattttttctcaaaatctctcaatggcataggaatatatatcaatgactaataaaaaaaaattattttgtaattttgtacaaaaataagagaaacctaataaaactaagtTAAATCCCCGCTATTAAGTAAAGggatatataaggaagaattaatGTTTTGGAAGAcattaatcaccaaaattacacatacatgtacctgctTTTGAGGGTAAAacgtgtttgaaataattaaataccggtgttattactgaaatatatgatatagagcaatgttcattgaattgaatttttgttgacaaaaatGACATCTAATGCCCTTTTAAATCAAGAGGAGATTTTGTCAACTATTCTAGCAATATGTGTATCATTAAACAGCAGAGGAGATGTCAACTATTCTAGCAATACGTGTATCATTAAACAGCAAAAATATAATTATCCAATTCTCAAGCATGGTGTGAATTGTAATTAATCTTTATAATTATATCTGATGTTTACTTGATAATTTTCAATGAAAGGTAATTTAGGATTTTTAACAAACATATAATGTTTATAAAAATCTGATGTTTCGATTATGAATTTACATctataacattgaaaatttagaGAAGGATTTTCATGTTTAAGAAACGTAGAATTGCGAAGTACAAATAAATCAATACAATGAAACTACAAATAAATCAGTACAATGAAACTCTAAAAACAGAACATTTCAGCGAAATAAACTTAACCCGTAACAGTCACCTCAGAAACGCAacctaattttaaaaaaaaatgactcCTGGTAAGTTttcgaaaattttcaatgttaggAAAGGTACAATTAAAAGTTGGGTTGTGAAACTACAACTAATTAGCCCTAACTGATGGTAAAGGTATGTGCTTCTATAATTATACCAAGGGATTTTCATGAACATGTTGAGAATTTGTGATATCGATCGAATTACTTTAACTATGAACTGATACAATAGGCATACATTTTCTTGccaaactgaaaattttcacgCCAATCACTATATTAGTTATGAGTTGTATTCATGTATGGATGAAATAAGCCCAGTTAAGTGAGAGTGTGTAccgtgtatttttaaaaatagcaaGTAAGTATAGATATAGGCTATGAatgcattgtaaaaaaaaattattcaattaagAGTTAGGAAAGGAAGTAAACATTATGTTAACTTTGACCACATTTGACTTCATTTCAGGCCCGTATTGCTGAATGGCACACAATTCACGGATTGATAAACCTATTTGCCCCATATGCTgtgatgattttaaaaatcctaaATTTCTACCATGTCGCCATACTTACTGCAAATCCTGCATTGTCAATTTGTTCAACACTGCAACAATGCATGGCGAAATAGCCTGTCCTCTCTGCCGTAAAGTTTTCTACTTAGATGAAGAGGCCATCGATAAATTACTAGACAATTACTTTGTCCCACTAAAAGACAAATCGATACCGACACTATTCAGCTGTAGTGTTTGTCTAACAGAAGCTCGCCTAAAAGCATGTCAGCATTGCTCGGAACACCTATGCTTGGACTGTAGTGCATCTCATCGACTTGCGATGAAACTAAGCGGGGTAGACTGTAGCAATGACACTTCAGATGGAGACGATATCATCGAAGCAGACCACTCAGACGACTTTCAATTTCAAACGCCGACCCCAGTGTTTCTGTCCAGTCATCCAATGAAAGTGCAACTCAATGCATCACTCGTATCGTCTTTTAACGTGCAATCTATGTATAGTGCTTTCGATCACGGTGACAGTGGACTATTTCCGATTCGCTGTATACGTCGGAGTGGATGCGACAGTTATTCGGTTCTCCTTAATCTTGGTCCGGAAGTGGTTGAATTCGATATGATGGGAAGGGAAATCAACAGATTTTCCCTCCAGGATGGTGTAAGTGATATTATATATGCACCTAACGGTGATTTATTGTACTCAAGTGTTGGAGACAGAATTATCTGGAGAAAGGATTGTCAAAGCGACACTCGCGTCTTTACACATAGCTCGCATTATCAGCCCTTCTCTCTGTCATGCTTCCAAGATGGACGTATAGTCTCCGGTGGCCCGACTTATCATCAGTCAGATGGTAATGAACATGGGGCAATTATCATCTATGACCAGCATGGAAAACTAATTAGAGAAATCGTACAGAGTGCTGATGGATTATTTGTGAAATTCCCCGTATCGATATCAGTCAGCACAAGTAACAAAATATGCGTGGCTGACAAAGACTCTcactgcgttttcgtcttttCAGAAAATGGCGTCATCCTTTCATTGTACGACGGAAATTTTGGATTGGAACAATGGGATCGTTCTCAATTTTTGCCTTCTGCTTTATGCCACGATTCCGAAGGAAACATTATTGTGGCAAACATATTGGACGGTATGCTACATGTGTTGTCCTCAAACGGAGATTTCCAGGGCTATGTTTTAACGAAGAACTTAGAAGGCTCTAAACGGCCATGTGCACTCCACGTTGATGACGAAAACAGAATCTGCGTCGGGAATATGGATGACAGTGGGATAAGGATTTACGAAATTTCGAGTTTCAATAACATGTTAGAAGAATTTCATACTAATTATATATAAACTACTGTAGACTAATTAACTATTACCATACTAATTATATATAAACTACTGTAGACTAATTAACTATTACCATACTAATCATATATAAACTACTGTAGACTAATTAACTATTACCATACTAATTATATATAAACTACTGTAGACTAATTAACTATTACCATACTAATCATATATAAACTACTGTAGACTAATTAACTATCGCCATACTAATCATATATAAACTACTGTAGACTAATTAACTATCACCATACTAATTATATATAAACTACTGTAGACTAATTAACTATTACCATACTAATTATATATAAACTACTGTAGACTAATTAACTATTACCATACTAATCATATATAAACTACTGTAGACTAATTAACTATCACCATACTAATTATATATAAACTACTGTAGACTAATTATCACATGTTAGAAGAATTTTAGTAAAGAATTCACTCGTACATTTACTTCAGGTATATTCCGAACGgtttaaaataaagataatctTTATTTCAAGAACTCAAATATTTAGTCTACTCACTACATGATATAATAAGATTTACACACAGAAACAACAATAGATGCACTGATGATTGtggtattttatttcataaaaataaaaatgtacaaaGATTTTGTTTGGAGTGATTGATATCCAACAGTGGATAAGCTGTTTGTAGTGCATGCATTATGTGCAGCTGCTGAGGAATAGCCTGAATTCATGTAAACAATGATGATGACAAAGCAAATGCATTTCAACCTACTTCTGCTCACAAGTATTGAAGTATTATATCACACAtcatatctatctatacatgAATATTAAGGAAAATCTTCGTCAGACGAATCTCGAAATCCTCTAGAGAAGCTCAAGAGAGGTTCAAGACGACGTCGTCTCGAAGAGAGCAAAGGAGTTTTTCGATGAAAATAAGAATGATCGTCTCCCTTtttaaatttcaagttttctataTTGTTTTCGGGGCCCGGAAATATATTAAAGTACGTGTCCACGGTAAACGCTTTTAGGGTACCATCCTGGCTGTCCCCTACCCAGATTTTATTGGCGTTGTCGACGTGAACACTGCATGGACTTTCGCAGTCCTCACAAATGAGAACTCCCATGCATTCTCCAGCAGGTGAAAGGATGTGTATTGTTTTAGTTGTCCCATTCAATACCAGAAAACCATCATCTGTGAAAGATGTCACAGACATTGGTTTAAATTTCTCTTCAGTTTGCTCTAGGGGGCACCCAGCGTATCTTTTGATTAGATGACCGTGTATGTCTCTGATATCTACAAAGTCTATTTCTGCGTACGATATGCACATAACAGTACAGCTACCATTGATTGCGACCGAATGAGGGTAGAATTCAACATTTAAGTTAAATCGGTCCAGTTCTTCACCGGAAACGTCTAAGATTTGAGCAACAAGGGAAGATTTTTTCCCAATTCCTAAAATTAGAATGCGATTATTTTTAATCGGACGTATTTTCAGAGGATCACAATCCTTAATAGCAATGACTGACGTATAAGTTTGATCATTCCCGATTGTTTTAATTATCAGTGAACAATTTCGTATCAATGTAAAGACCGTGCCTTCTCCTGTTCCACACAAATCGGTGGCTCCATCAGCAACTGACACCTCACGTGTCACCGAACCATCGTGGGTGTCGAAATAATGACAAGTAAAACCACCGAATGTAAGAAATGCCGCTAAGTTGTCTGACACAGGAAATATGCACGATACACAATCTTCTTCAGATATTTGTAAACCAATATTTGAGAAAACAGTCTTTACAATGGTTGTTGGTCCATGTTTGCGAAATTCAAAGGGAACTGTATCATCTTCACTTTCACTAGATACTGAGTTAGTGTCAGAGCTGGAATCGGAATCCCACAGTGATACTTTCTCATGCCTTCGGTGTGATCGTTTGCAAACGTGATCACGTGCACAAAAGGAGCAAATGTACTTGCCACAATAATAGCAGCCGTCCACGTCATCTTCCTCAGCATTACAGAGATCACATACGCGGTCCGGGAAAATGTCTCGGATAAAATAGTTATCCCAAAATCCAGCCACTCCGTTTTCCGGTAAATTTAGCAAGGTTCTGCAAAGTGGACAACGGAATTCGTTATCCGAGTTGTTTTGCTTGTGGTAACCAGAAATGCATCGCTTGCAAAATGAGTGTTTACATGGCAACATCTTAGGACATCGGAAATTATCCAGACAAATGGAACACTTTCTGGCATCTTCTATCTCCATAATACAAATTCAACCTGAAGGAAAATTAACACTTCGTGAACAGTTATATATTCATtgtaatacatatgtaattagTCAGACACAAAATACATGTCATACAATCGCTGTATGTACAAAATAGGCTGTGCCTGTTGTCCAATCCCATTCActtatttgtgaataaaatattgtttaaatcaaaaGAATAAGATAATATGCATAAATGATAATTGTACTTACGTAAACTAATAGTATTTTCAACTTTCGTTTCGTGTTGGGGATTTTCGTGTATCAAATCACTCGGGTGTAAACATCTCACCTTGACTGTATAAAATCCCTATGCATAAAAAACGGTGACGAAAACTTTTGTAAACTACTCGTTAGGATCCCGAAGTACAGGTAAACTGAGGAATAATACACAATCACATTTATCAGTACTGTTTATGttcatgatataaaaaaaagatatagccggaaattttctttttagatTTCCTACTTTCGTTTGACATTAACGGTCATTAAGTGTGTCTGTATTGATGTATACAATGACATAGCTTTGGAATTCTTTAATCATGTTCTGTGACATTCATGTAAACTAAATACTACGGACGAGCAATCAGGATATTTTTGTATGAGGTAAAGACTTTGAACAGATTTTGAAAGCAATTAATGATCATGTAAACGTTTGTATCTCTATTCGTCAAAATCACATTCAGACGGCATTCGATTTCCCGTTAAATTGAACTATTCACTTTTTCTTTAGAAATTCAAGGGATAATGGCAGAAACATGCGAGGACGGGAACATGTGTGCCATTTGCTGGGACGACTTCTTCCAGCCCAAAATTCTGCGATGTCGTCACACATTTTGCAAACCTTGTCTACACGGTTATATAAAGAAATCTGACAATTCCACAGAGATAAAGTGCCCAGTCTGTCGCCAGACACAAATCCTCGACGGGAAAGGCTTGAATGGTTTACTTGACAATTACTTTGTTCAGCTTCGCCCGCCTGAACAACCGGAACTGTTGTGCTGTAGTATATGCTATGAAGAGACCATTCTAAAGACATGTTCCCATTGTTCCGAAAAGCATTGTCCAAGTTGCAGAGAATCCCATAAACTAGCTTTGAAGTTAGCTGGAGAGAGTTACGAACACAGTTCTGACTCGGACGAAAATTCCACGGTAGATCTAGATCTGGATGATAGAGATGTAACAGATGAAGCAAACGTACCAATCAATCTTCTTTTTGCAGGTCAAGCAATACGGACGCAGTTTAATGTAAAACTCTTAACTGCTTTTAAAGTATCCTCTATGATGAATAGCGCTGAAGAAAATAGAAATCCTCCAATATACACAATATTTCCATTGGCGGATGATAGATATCTGGTGGTCCTTAACACTGGACCGGAAATCGTGGAATACAAACCAGATGGGACCGAAATAAACCGGTCTACATTCCAGTCCGGTATTGCTGACATCATAGAAACGCCGGACAAACGTCGACTGTTTGTGCATCCTGCTGATTGTTTACTTTTGGAGATCACCATTCGAGGAAGTATATCAATCTTTGCTCCCTGTAAAGGTTGTCGACCGATCTGTCTATCTTCATTTAAGGATGGACGTATAGTCGTGGCAGGTTTTGTCGAACGTCGTGTAAAGAAGGGGTCACCGGAAGGGGGAGAAGATGAGGAGGAAGAGGAGGAGGACGACAGAAAAGGAATGTTGCTTATCTATAACAAAGATGGAAAGTTAATGAAAGAAGTCATGGAGGGCACTGACGGACCAATTCTGCGGTTTCCAATGTGCACATCTGTCAGTCATTTCAATAACACTATATGTGTTGCTGATCAAGACTCAAAATGCGTGTCTATTTTTAGCGAAACGGGTGAGCTATTGACTCGTTATGACGCGGGGCAGAGTTTTAGACAATTTGGACTTTTTTGGAATCGTACAGAATTTGTTCCACTTTGCTTGTGTCACGATCCCGATGGAAATATTATCGTTGCTAATACAGTGGATGGTGTACTTCACGTTTTGCAACCAGATGGGAAATTTCTAGGCTATATTTTAACAAGAGATAGCGAACAATTTGGTCGTCCTTCAGGAATAATGATGGATGCCCACAATCGAATTTGGTTAGGTGATCGCCTTGATGGGAGAATTAGAATTTACGAAATTTCTAGCTACAAAAACTCTTTCCATCAACGAGACTCTTTCAATCATTTTGCTGATAGGTTCGTTgcataaataaatgtatatatataattcaataaaaaaaagccgg is part of the Ostrea edulis chromosome 2, xbOstEdul1.1, whole genome shotgun sequence genome and harbors:
- the LOC125679447 gene encoding 1-acyl-sn-glycerol-3-phosphate acyltransferase beta-like — protein: MESEGIFGISYSVLITSLSVGILTWIFFDKIQFFAKHFIANLSWQVFSLIPIISSLFYGRIPTNRRFFSIGVKLANKYLIGTKYIVRGQQILEDDFACVIVSNHQSSLDGNFMVHLGNYKGSTVILKKSLLYASGLLGLAFYCSGSIFVDRKNPERAKESLNNALDKVIKEKLKPQFYPEGTRHMGEEMLPFKKGAFVMAINGQIPILPVVASSYRHFYDKKKKIFKKGSVIVTCLPPIPTKGLTLNDVNDLIHKVRSVMQDTINRTTEEVESL
- the LOC125679445 gene encoding uncharacterized protein LOC125679445; the protein is MEIEDARKCSICLDNFRCPKMLPCKHSFCKRCISGYHKQNNSDNEFRCPLCRTLLNLPENGVAGFWDNYFIRDIFPDRVCDLCNAEEDDVDGCYYCGKYICSFCARDHVCKRSHRRHEKVSLWDSDSSSDTNSVSSESEDDTVPFEFRKHGPTTIVKTVFSNIGLQISEEDCVSCIFPVSDNLAAFLTFGGFTCHYFDTHDGSVTREVSVADGATDLCGTGEGTVFTLIRNCSLIIKTIGNDQTYTSVIAIKDCDPLKIRPIKNNRILILGIGKKSSLVAQILDVSGEELDRFNLNVEFYPHSVAINGSCTVMCISYAEIDFVDIRDIHGHLIKRYAGCPLEQTEEKFKPMSVTSFTDDGFLVLNGTTKTIHILSPAGECMGVLICEDCESPCSVHVDNANKIWVGDSQDGTLKAFTVDTYFNIFPGPENNIENLKFKKGDDHSYFHRKTPLLSSRRRRLEPLLSFSRGFRDSSDEDFP
- the LOC125679444 gene encoding uncharacterized protein LOC125679444 isoform X1; the protein is MAETCEDGNMCAICWDDFFQPKILRCRHTFCKPCLHGYIKKSDNSTEIKCPVCRQTQILDGKGLNGLLDNYFVQLRPPEQPELLCCSICYEETILKTCSHCSEKHCPSCRESHKLALKLAGESYEHSSDSDENSTVDLDLDDRDVTDEANVPINLLFAGQAIRTQFNVKLLTAFKVSSMMNSAEENRNPPIYTIFPLADDRYLVVLNTGPEIVEYKPDGTEINRSTFQSGIADIIETPDKRRLFVHPADCLLLEITIRGSISIFAPCKGCRPICLSSFKDGRIVVAGFVERRVKKGSPEGGEDEEEEEEDDRKGMLLIYNKDGKLMKEVMEGTDGPILRFPMCTSVSHFNNTICVADQDSKCVSIFSETGELLTRYDAGQSFRQFGLFWNRTEFVPLCLCHDPDGNIIVANTVDGVLHVLQPDGKFLGYILTRDSEQFGRPSGIMMDAHNRIWLGDRLDGRIRIYEISSYKNSFHQRDSFNHFADRLRHTSPEPNRVSSIRGDVRVENFSCIECLSGRGFAVYRNRESNIWLDILRAQFKISR
- the LOC130052196 gene encoding uncharacterized protein LOC130052196; its protein translation is MAHNSRIDKPICPICCDDFKNPKFLPCRHTYCKSCIVNLFNTATMHGEIACPLCRKVFYLDEEAIDKLLDNYFVPLKDKSIPTLFSCSVCLTEARLKACQHCSEHLCLDCSASHRLAMKLSGVDCSNDTSDGDDIIEADHSDDFQFQTPTPVFLSSHPMKVQLNASLVSSFNVQSMYSAFDHGDSGLFPIRCIRRSGCDSYSVLLNLGPEVVEFDMMGREINRFSLQDGVSDIIYAPNGDLLYSSVGDRIIWRKDCQSDTRVFTHSSHYQPFSLSCFQDGRIVSGGPTYHQSDGNEHGAIIIYDQHGKLIREIVQSADGLFVKFPVSISVSTSNKICVADKDSHCVFVFSENGVILSLYDGNFGLEQWDRSQFLPSALCHDSEGNIIVANILDGMLHVLSSNGDFQGYVLTKNLEGSKRPCALHVDDENRICVGNMDDSGIRIYEISSFNNMLEEFHTNYI
- the LOC125679444 gene encoding uncharacterized protein LOC125679444 isoform X2, producing the protein MAETCEDGNMCAICWDDFFQPKILRCRHTFCKPCLHGYIKKSDNSTEIKCPVCRQTQILDGKGLNGLLDNYFVQLRPPEQPELLCCSICYEETILKTCSHCSEKHCPSCRESHKLALKLAGESYEHSSDSDENSTVDLDLDDRDVTDEANVPINLLFAGQAIRTQFNVKLLTAFKVSSMMNSAEENRNPPIYTIFPLADDRYLVVLNTGPEIVEYKPDGTEINRSTFQSGIADIIETPDKRRLFVHPADCLLLEITIRGSISIFAPCKGCRPICLSSFKDGRIVVAGFVERRVKKGSPEGGEDEEEEEEDDRKGMLLIYNKDGKLMKEVMEGTDGPILRFPMCTSVSHFNNTICVADQDSKCVSIFSETGELLTRYDAGQSFRQFGLFWNRTEFVPLCLCHDPDGNIIVANTVDGVLHVLQPDGKFLGYILTRDSEQFGRPSGIMMDAHNRIWLGDRLDGRIRIYEISSYKNSFHQRDSFNHFADRRLLEFLCTIFGIVSICWDNS